A single region of the Musa acuminata AAA Group cultivar baxijiao chromosome BXJ1-11, Cavendish_Baxijiao_AAA, whole genome shotgun sequence genome encodes:
- the LOC135596705 gene encoding cationic amino acid transporter 6, chloroplastic-like has translation MATAPLARPHHLSFSTILHSLSQTPHRLRKRMFVTWSPDQEMNQVRQRSGADMKRKLEWYDLVALGVAGMLGAGVFVTTGRVAHKVSGPAVFISYIVAGVSALLSSMCYTEFSVEMPVAGGAFSYLRVTFGEFVGYFGGANILMEYVLSNAAVARTFTEYLSHAFGVDDPKSWRVQVDGLAQGYNALDFPAVALIILVTLCLCHSTKESSIVNVVMTVFHVIFFGVVIVACFANGNPKNLIEPKGLAPFGARGVLDGAAIVYVSYIGYDSVSTMAEEIRNPSKSLPIGIAGSVLIVSALYCLMALALCSMIPYDEILDDASFSSAFKNMVGWRWMGNVVGVGASLGIVASLLVAMLGQARYLCVVGRARLVPFWLAKVHPSTGTPINATIFLGICTASIALFTDLEIVIEMISIGTQIVFYLVAGALIYRRYVKLGGSGGISSPLPTLLFLVLLTSTSIGFSLSWKLNGGYWWGLAMFGTAAIAITGIFHRKVPCNRSTAEWSVPLMPWPAAASIFLSVFLMARLKKRSFLRFVLWSCFITLFYALYGVHSTFHAEEMEMERGASEGNHGEPSPPQQGKLEVQGP, from the exons ATGGCCACCGCCCCTCTTGCACGCCCCCACCACCTCTCCTTCTCCACCATCCTCCACTCCCTCTCCCAAACACCTCACAGACTCCGAAAGAGAATGTTCGTCACATGGAGCCCGGACCAGGAGATGAACCAGGTGAGGCAAAGATCTGGAGCGGACATGAAGAGGAAGCTGGAGTGGTACGATCTCGTGGCACTGGGCGTGGCAGGAATGCTCGGCGCCGGAGTCTTTGTGACCACCGGGCGCGTCGCCCACAAGGTCTCGGGACCAGCCGTCTTCATCTCTTACATCGTCGCCGGCGTATCGGCCCTTCTCTCTTCCATGTGTTACACTGAGTTCTCCGTCGAGATGCCCGTCGCTGGCGGCGCTTTTAGTTATCTAAGAGTGACATTTG GAGAATTCGTGGGCTACTTCGGAGGAGCAAACATACTGATGGAGTATGTGCTGTCGAACGCGGCGGTGGCCAGAACCTTTACGGAGTACTTGAGTCACGCATTCGGCGTGGATGATCCCAAGTCGTGGAGGGTACAAGTGGATGGCTTGGCACAAGGCTACAATGCACTAGATTTCCCTGCTGTTGCTCTTATTATTCTCGTCACCCTATGCttgtgccacag TACAAAGGAGAGCTCCATTGTGAACGTTGTAATGACGGTGTTTCACGTGATCTTTTTCGGGGTCGTCATCGTCGCATGTTTCGCAAACGGCAATCCCAAGAACCTGATTGAGCCCAAAGGCTTGGCTCCGTTCGGTGCTCGTGGTGTTCTTGATGGGGCGGCCATAGTATACGTCAGCTATATCGGCTATGATTCCGTGTCGACCATGGCAGAAGAGATCAGAAACCCCTCGAAGAGCCTTCCCATAGGTATTGCCGGCTCCGTGCTCATCGTCTCCGCGCTTTACTGCTTGATGGCCCTGGCTTTGTGCTCCATGATTCCATATGATGAG ATATTGGACGACGCTTCCTTCTCTTCGGCCTTCAAGAACATGGTAGGTTGGAGATGGATGGGCAACGTTGTGGGAGTGGGGGCAAGCTTGGGCATCGTGGCGTCGCTGCTCGTTGCCATGCTGGGCCAGGCGAGGTACTTGTGCGTCGTCGGCAGGGCTCGTCTCGTGCCATTCTGGTTGGCCAAAGTCCATCCTTCCACTGGAACTCCCATCAACGCCACCATCTTCTTGG GGATATGTACAGCGTCCATCGCACTCTTCACGGACCTCGAAATAGTAATCGAGATGATATCGATCGGAACGCAGATAGTATTCTACCTGGTGGCCGGCGCACTCATCTACCGACGCTACGTGAAgctcggcggcagcggcggcatcAGCAGTCCCCTCCCCACTCTCCTCTTCCTTGTGCTGCTCACGTCGACTTCGATTGGCTTTTCCCTTTCATGGAAGCTCAACGGCGGGTACTGGTGGGGACTAGCAATGTTCGGCACGGCCGCCATCGCCATCACCGGGATCTTCCACCGCAAAGTCCCATGCAACCGCAGCACGGCGGAGTGGTCGGTTCCGCTGATGCCGTGGCCGGCGGCTGCCTCCATCTTCCTCAGCGTGTTCCTCATGGCTAGACTCAAGAAGAGGTCCTTCCTGAGGTTTGTCTTGTGGAGCTGCTTCATCACCTTGTTCTATGCGCTGTATGGCGTTCACTCCACGTTCCACGCGGAGGAGATGGAGATGGAAAGGGGGGCTTCCGAGGGCAACCATGGCGAACCATCTCCGCCGCAGCAGGGAAAGCTGGAGGTACAGGGGCCGTAG
- the LOC103970814 gene encoding trihelix transcription factor ASIL2-like has translation MAFSADASSPKKDPPSPAVLAASAAAEAAASRCQSPSPSPSPSPERSASLLPLPASLPPPLPSSSATRRLAAPIWTHEEILALIGAYRDKWYALRRGNLRASHWQEVADDVADRCPSGPSPPKTYIQCRHKVEKLRKRYRSERRKSLQFDTSLPPSSWVYFRKMHATEHGGSVEVGEPHRPSACQSSVPPHPPSSDDEENDDFEHRGAGGGSNTQSLHHLMTNGGCAIGELRFTIPKAVRSKVYRADDRVAPNPNAATTRFFKGFSGVGPVKEEMRRKMEKKMRRRRRRRRLEMESSAVREMVSALRMLGDGCLGMEQRKMEMAREIEEERMEMELKRTELILDSQRRILDAFLKGLSGKKRAKVSAED, from the coding sequence ATGGCCTTCTCCGCCGACGCTTCCTCCCCTAAGAAGGACCCACCCTCCCCCGCAGTGCTTGCCGCCTCCGCTGCAGCAGAGGCGGCGGCGTCCCGCTGTCAGTCACCTTCCCCGTCACCGTCCCCCTCGCCGGAAAGATCCGCTTCCCTGCTTCCCCTACCGGCGTCTCTCCCGCCACCGCtgccctcctcctccgccacccgCCGGCTGGCCGCCCCCATATGGACCCACGAGGAGATCCTTGCCCTCATCGGCGCCTACCGTGACAAGTGGTACGCCTTGCGTCGCGGCAACCTCCGCGCCTCCCACTGGCAGGAGGTCGCCGACGACGTCGCCGATCGCTGCCCCTCCGGCCCCTCCCCGCCCAAGACCTACATACAGTGCCGCCACAAGGTCGAGAAGCTCCGCAAGCGCTACCGCAGCGAGCGCCGCAAGTCCCTCCAGTTCGacacctccctccctccctcctcctgGGTCTACTTCCGCAAGATGCACGCCACGGAGCACGGTGGCAGCGTAGAAGTAGGCGAACCCCACCGACCGTCCGCCTGCCAATCCTCGGTCCCGCCCCACCCGCCCTCCTCCGACGACGAAGAGAATGACGACTTCGAGCACCGCGGCGCTGGCGGCGGGAGCAACACCCAAAGTCTCCACCACCTCATGACCAACGGCGGCTGCGCGATCGGTGAGCTCAGATTCACGATCCCCAAAGCAGTCCGGTCCAAGGTCTATAGAGCTGACGACAGGGTCGCGCCGAACCCTAACGCCGCCACCACCCGCTTCTTCAAGGGTTTCAGCGGCGTGGGGCCCGTGAAGGAGGAGATGCGGCGCaagatggagaagaagatgaggaggaggaggaggaggaggaggttggaGATGGAGTCGAGTGCGGTCAGGGAAATGGTGTCGGCGCTGAGAATGCTGGGTGACGGGTGCCTGGGGATGGAACAAAGGAAGATGGAGATGGCGCGGGAGATAGAGGAGGAGAGGATGGAGATGGAGCTGAAGCGCACGGAGCTTATCCTCGACTCACAGCGCCGCATCCTCGATGCGTTCTTGAAGGGTCTCTCCGGGAAGAAGCGGGCGAAGGTGTCGGCCGAGGATTGA